The genomic DNA TGTTCGGCATTTGCAAGACGGGCATGAGGGAATTCTCCAGGGTGTCATCCATGGCAACCGGTGATCCGTTCCATGCCCAGTCGTCTATATAAAACATGACAATGTTGGGCCTCGCTTGTTGCTCCTTAAAACAATTTTTCTTTGGCATTATCACAATCCTTCAATTCTCAAAATAGACATCAATCAATTCATCAATATTATCCCGCAATTTTTGGAACGCTTCGAGAATGAGGTCCATGTTTTCGCGCGATCCGAGAAGTATGCGGTGCGTGAGATCAAGGGCTTCGGTTTCGTGAATGCGCTCGGCTTCGGGACAATAGACTTTGGTGTAGTCGATGGGATCAGCCTGATACAACGGACAGCGGATTGGACAGCCTGTTTCGCCCCATTTGCCGCTGGCAAACATGCTAAATTGATAGAGGGGCTTTGTCGGGCCAATGCCACAGGGTACGCCTTCAGCCTGGAGCGCTTTGCGGAATCGTTCGCGGTGGATGCCTTCAAATTCTTCGGAGATAAATTTGAAGTGCCAGCGATAGGGGTTCCAGCGGGTGACGCGCTCGTCAATGTCGAGGCCAGTGAGTCCGGGAATAGATTCCATTCCTTTGTGGAGGTACTTGAGATTTTCCCACCGAATTTCTGCCTGTTCTTCGAGGCGGGTGAGTGCGATCAGGCCGATGGCCGCTTCAAATTCGCCCAGTCTTAAGGTTGTGGCAGGCCAGGTGAAGTTCATACTTTCTTCGCCTCTGTCTCGGCCTGCGTGATGATACCGAAAGGCTTTTTCGTACAGGCTTTCGTCTTTGGTCATCACCACGCCGCCTTCGCCTATAGCGAGTACTTTGCCGGGCATGCAGGAGAAACCAGCAATGTCGGCGTGAGATCCCACGCCTTTGCCTCTCCATTGCCCGCCGTGTGCATGAGAACAGTCGCTGACCAGACCGATGTTGTATTTGCGGCAGATGTCACTTAGAGCATCTGTATCGCAGGGCATGCCGCCCATATCTACGGCAACCACTGCCCGTGTGCGCGGCGTGATGAGGGCTTCTACGCTTTTGGGGTCGATGGTGTAGTTGCGCGGGTCGATGTCGGCAAAGATGGGAATGCCATTGCAAATCATGACGCAGGAAGCAGATGCGATATAAGTTGATGCAGGGACAATGACTTCACAGCCAGCTTCGACGCCGAGGGCGCGCAAGCAGGTTTCGAGTGCTGTGGTGCCTGTGGAGACAGCAAGGGCGTATTTGCTGTCGTGAAATTCTGCAAAAGCCTGTTCAAATGCGTAGAGTTTGCTGTCGCCATGGTTGTAATAGTCAAAGCCACTGCGCCCCCATTTGTGACTGCGAAGGACGCCGACAACGGCTTTTTCTTCGCGTTCATCGTGAACCGGCCAGGGTTGGCGGAGGTCTCTATTAACCGTTTTTGAACCACCGTTGATTGCGAGTTCAGGCATTGGAGCGTTCCTTGTGGGATGAATTATCGTGCAGTTTTGTGAGTAAGATTTGTGTTTCGTCAATCCAGCGTTCACCTGTGCCGGGAATAACGCAGGCGCGGTTGTATTCGAGTGGGTCGCTTGGGTAGGGGATAACGCCGTAGCCTCCGAAGTTATACGCGCGGCGATTTGGGACATAGCCACATGATCCCTGGGAATAGCCCATGACAATCGTGCGCGCAAAGGGGGATGACGATTGGGTGGATAGCGATAGCTCGATGAAGGGTTCACCCTGCCAGAAGACGAGTGATAGGTCGTCGCTTATGCGGATGGCGGGGATTTCGATTCGGATGGTTTTTTCGTTTGTGTATCGGTTGGGAAGTGTGTCTTGCCAGCGCTCTACTTTAAGTGAAAGATTTGTTTCTGGCCTTGCTTGCGTCCAGGCAACGATGGCTTCTCTGGCGAGCGCTTTGCCCATTTCTTCGACCGTATCATAATTGTCTCTGGGTTCCTGAATCGGAAGTATGTTGCCACATGCCCCTTGTAAAAATATTGAGAAGGGTACAGATGTGCCTGCTCCAAAGTGGTGACAGGTAGCACCGGGATATTCGGCGGTGAAGAGACGATTGGCGGTCATCATGATGACGGGATGAGCGGCAAAGTGGATTGCGGCCGCGATGGGTTGGCCTTGGGGTGTGTCGAATCGCAGGACAGTGACTGCGGGGTCAACAGGGCCGTTGGGTAGTTTTTCGGGATTGAGGTTAAACGATTTAAAGCTTCCGTCGGGCAATATCTGGCGTCTGTTGTAGGCGAGGTCGGTGTTGACAGCGCCCGTTGAGAGTGTGGCGGGTTTGAGATTGGTTAGAGATTCGACAGCAGCATCGACAACCTGCTTTCTCAGGTGAACAATCGCATCATCTTCGGGGCTTCCGCCAAAGTAATAGATGCATTCTGGGCCACTGTGATTGTGGGTGCTGCACAGGATCAGGTTTTCGGGCGGAAGATCGGATTGTGCGGCAAAAGCATCGCGCATGGCATCGACGTCGATCCACTGAAAGCTCAGGAGATCTGCCGAGCAAATGACGATAGTGGTCGCGTCGTCAGATAGTGCCAGTGCTTTGACGTATAATGGGTCATGGATACCTTCTGCAATGCGGGGTTGCAGGGGCGAGCGGTTTACGGGAAAAGCACCCATGGCCGATCCCGTAGATGGTGTGATGTCTCGTTGTGCTGTACCAATTTTTATTATATCTGCCAAGGCTCAGATCTCCTATTTTGGATGTTCAGGAAATCCACACTGTTTTGTATTCGAACCATCTTTCTCCTGTTGAAACTCACTTAAAGCGTCATCGCATTCCACGGTTGTGTCGGATAATCCACCCACTGTTTTGATCCGCGCTCAAACGCCCACCGATACTCAGCGATTGCGCCTGCTTGTAGTTCTGCAATTCGCGGTGCATGTGCCGGGTCATTTGCCAAATTTACAAACTCATACGGATCTTCAGCAATGTGATACAGCTCTGGTCCATAAGATCCGTGAATATATTTCCACTCTTGCGTGCGAATGCTCAGGCTCAAATCTCGCGGATACTGTAACTCTGTAATCGCCACCTCGCGTTCACGTTCACGACCTTCAACCCGCGCCTTCAAACTCATGCCGGGTAAATGCACGGGAATATCCATCCCTGCAAAATCGAATGCTGTAGGTAGTACATCCAACAGATTCACAAGGGAATCGCTCACCAAACCCGTTTGAAATCCCTTTGGCGGTTTCACAATGAATGGAATGCGAATGGCCTGTTCGTAGAGATTGTATTTCGAAAATGCGGTTAGCCCTCGCGATCCCAACAACTCACCGTGGTCAGAGAGAAAAATGATCAGCGTGTCATCGTACAATCCATTGCAATCCAGGGCGTCTATCACTTGCTGATGACTCCGGTCGCAGGCCGTGACAAAAGCCATGTAATTTGCAATCGCATCTCGTAGTTCTTCTCGCTCTAACCCGACAAAATTGGGATAAGCATCTCTATCGGGTAAATTATCCGGCGGTTCAGGTGGTAACGCAACGTCGGCAGGGTCATATAAATCTGCCAAATTAGCTGGCGTTACATGAGGGGCGTGAGGCCCTGACAAACTGCAAATCATGAAAAACGGATTGTCCTTGTTCTCTTCCACAAAGGCAGCAGCCTGTCCGCCAACCCACCAGTCGCGCGTTTGCTCTAATCTCAAGCTGGTCGTAAATCCCTTAAATGCCGCCGCACAATTGTCTCCACCCCGACCAATTCCACGCGCTTCCCGCTCGCCCGTCCCCGTCTCCGCCCAATCCCGATGTTCCGCCACAAAATGGCTGTCCATACGCTCGCCCGTCTCGTGAAACGGCCCTGCCCGATGATCAAATCCGTAATAGTTGTCGCGTTCAATAGCCGCCTGATACGGTATTGTATGCATCTTGCCAAAGGCACCCGTTACAAAACCCGCCTGTCCAAACGCCTTTCCCATTGTCCACTCGGGGATTTGTGCGGGATTCAGTAAATGCCGATTGGAATAAATCCCTGACTGAAATGCATATCGCCCGTGCAACATCGAATGCCTACTCGGCAAACACGGCGATACAGCACACGTTGCCTGCGTAAACCGCATGCCCTCCTGAGCCAAGCGATCATACGCTGGTGTCTGCAACCCCGGATAATCCGCACATCCGAGGAAGGAATGCGCGTGTTGATCGTTCATTAAAATTACAACATTCATAACTATTCTCCATCGAGCAATCAGTAAATATATCGCACCCGCCTGAACTCACCGAGCATCGGGTCTTTCACGCGTTCCATGTGATCTTGCATACATTGCATCAGCGATTCCTGCAATGCCTTGTGTGTCTCGTGACCGTAGAGGTTGTGCAATTCGTGCGGATCGTTTTCGAGGTCATAGAGTTCTCCAATATCCGACTGATTAAATGCGAACTTGTGCGTCCTGGTGCGCACCATACGAGACTTGTGCTCCTGAATCTGGCCGTTGAACTGACAATACACGCTGTCACGTCCCGTCGGTTCATCCTCACCCTTCAATAGTGGAAGAATGCTCTGTGTGTCGGGTACAATATCGGGTTGCAGACCTGCGGCTTCCAAAAAACTCGGGAACAGATCCTGCAGATAGACAAATTCGTCGTTCTCCCGGCCTGGCTGTCGGCATTCGGGATGCGCTGCGATCAGAGGCAGGCGAAAGCTCTCCTCATCAAAATAAGGCCCTTTTTCAAACAGCTTGTGTGCACCCATATTGTCTCCGTGATCGGTGGAAAATACAACAAGTGTGTTTTCAGCCAGACCGAGCGTTTCCAACTCGGAAAGCATACGCCCCACCAGATCATCGATCATCGTCATATACCCCCAGTAGCGCGCCGTAATCTCTGCCCATTCGTCCCAGTTGTTGGGATCAATCCCCCAATAACGAGATACCAGAGTCTGAACATAGGGACGATTCTCCAGCGTATCGCAGAAACTCGGGTCCTCTGGAATTGACTTTGGGTCGTACATCGAGTAATACGGTTCCGGCACGATACACGGACTGTGCGGGCCCCAGAAGTTGGTCCAGATAAAAAAGGGATCTTCTTTCTGTGCATACGCCCGCATAAGCTCAACTGTTTCCGAAGCAACCATGGCTTCGAAATTGTGCTCAATAGTTCCGGCATGGAGGCCGTGCAGTTCCCGATTTCGCTGTCCTGGATTGCCCTGCGCATAGAACGCTTCTATAAGCACTGGCGGTTCCAGGTTCTTCTCGTTCAAATAGTCCAGGTAATTCCTCGCAATCTGGGAATCTTTCTGCGCACCGCTCTTGATACCTGGCATATTGATATTGGATGCGGGATAGCCATATTTGGGGAAATCTCGTTTACAGCGAAATCCCCAATCACTTGGGTTCTTTTGGTGATCCACATGCCACTTTCCCGCATATCCCAGGTTGTATCCCGCCCGTGGTAGCTCTGTCGCAAAATTGGGAAGCGACTGATCCAACTGCCCACCGTTGGTTTCAACCCCGGTGATGTGACCGTACCGACCTGTAAATAGCGCGGCCCGACCGGGCGCACATGGGATGATAAGCGGAAAAGCATTGTTGAAACGCACACCCCGGCTTGCCAGGTTGTCAATATGTGGTGTTCTGCACTGGGGCGCACCATAACACCCCAGCAGATCCCAGCGCTGTTGATCTGTTAGAATTAGCAGAATATTCGGTTTCTCTTGCATATTTGTGTCCTCATAGTTTCCCTAACTCGCCATCGCCAGTACCTGATCTTCATCAATCAGGAATTCTTTCGGTAAATCGAGGGGGTGGCCGTTTTCACATACGGGCAAATAATCCAGATATTTGTTTCCAGGACGGATCGCCCGCATCCAGGGCACATCGCGTTTGGCAATAAATGTCCCTGCCAGGCCGATGCGTTGTTTGTCTGAGTGGTTTGGTCCGCTATAGTGCAATGCATTTTGATGCCATACCAGAATATCTCCAGGTTCCATTTCACAGGCCACCGCGTCCTGTTCCAGGTTATAGCCGTGATCGCGCGGATCCACTTCCGTGAGCTTATTGCCCTGCCGCTGGTGTGCAATGCGTCCCAGTTTCTGTGAAAAAGGAATCAATTGTAAGCATCCATTCTCTTTTGTTGCCCGATCAATTGCAATCCAGAAATCAAACATCATAGGCTCGTTGGGGTCATAGGGGGCAGGTGGCATGTTCCAGGCTGCAGAGTCCTGATGCCAGGGGGTAATAGAACCGTGTCTGGGGGGTTTTAGGAAGAAACCACCGGCGTTTACACAAAAGTCATCCTGTAAGACAGAGCGCACCAGCCCGACGGTTCGCGGATTTGAAATCATCTTTTTCCAGAGCGTCTCATTGTGATACGCCGGACTATTCAATCGATAAAAGCGGTGCAATGGATTCCGGGCATTCGGCTTGTCCTCCTTCACATGCCCGATCCCCAATCGCTCGTATATGTCGGCGTGTTCGGCAATAAACCGAACGCGCTCTTTGATTATGGGGATATCGTCGCGGTTCAACAATCCCTGAAAGATGAAATATCCCTTTTCCAGCAATTCCCGGTTCCAATTCTTGTCGCGTATCTCGTCTCTTTTCATAGCAGATTCCTTTGTTAATCGCCTAATCTGCCAGCCCATCCTGGTTTTCATCGTCTATGCCGGCATAGGGGCTTTCAACGATTGCTTCCCAGGCCACCCGACGCATAATCCTATCAACTCTTTCGGGGATTCCTTCCGGCACGTAATCGGCGATGGTTTCCGGGCTTCTTCGGTAAAGCATTCCGAAGTACATATATCCCGCCAGTTGTTCAATCCCGCTTGTTCTGGATAGGTGACCGCCGTCTCGATAGATCCCGCGTTTGCCGACTCGTCCTCGATTTTCATCGATGCAGTCAAATTCGGGCAGCTTCCCTTCATGGTACAACCGGATCATCTTCATGACGGCTTCTCCCGCTGGGATCATGTGAACTTTTCCAGGATATTTCTCTTTCAAACGGGTGTATAGCAGTTCATCGATGGTTTTTTGCAGGTATTTGTGATCGGCCTCCAGGCTGGCCATTACTTCGTCGGGCTGCATTTCCTTATAAGAGGGAAGATGTCGTGGCCATCCGTCCTGGATGTAGAATCTCATTTCGGGATTGTTCTCAAGGCAGAAGTCGATCCACTGTGTGTAATACTCGGGCAGGTCATCGTAATAGCAACCCCAGGTCATGACGTCCCATTCTCCAGTCGCAATCGCGGGCAGCAAAATGGGCGCAGGGGGTGTGTCTTCGTTCCATTTGCCGAATTCTTTGAGCCATATTGCATTGGCGGCTCCTGTCGATCCGCCCCCTCCGTGGATGCGCTGGCGATGGCCCGTGTATCCCGCCGCCGCGGCAATTTCGAGGAGCTTGTTTCGGCCCGGTGCGACCCAGCTATGTCCTGTCATTACGATTCGGAGTCCATTTCCTTTCTCAAAGGATAGGGGACCTCGTTGCGCCGAGTTTTTTCCCATTTCTATGAATTTGGTGAACTCGGCTTTGTCCGGTTTGTGAATCAGGGTCTTTTGTATCCGCGCGCCAGTCCGGTTGGGTTGGGTGCTGTTTGGACCAATTGTTTCGGCCTGATATGCGCGCCATTCCGCTGCTGTAAGAATTCCGTCCTTATTCTTATCCGCCTTGGGGTACTGTGCCAGGAATCTTTTGAAGCGCGGGTCCGTCTCCGACGTCCTCTGTTGCGCCAGAGCCAGTCCCATAAAACTGCAAAGGCAAAATACAAAGATGAACCATTTTGTTTTCATCGGCTGTTTCTCCGTGTTAGAAGAGGGAAATACACTTGACAATATAGCTTCCAATACCGGTCATTCTTTGCGTATTTACTCTATGTTCTCCATAGCCTGACGGCGACGACGACGGGCAAGTGCGCGTAGATCAACAACCTCATCTGTTTCATCCACAATTTCACGTCCAATTATCTCTTCAAGCACGTCTTCCAGGGTCACCACACCAGCCAATCCACCGTATTCATCGATCACGACAAACAGATGTTGCCTGCGCTCAAGAAACGTGCGCAACACCCGATCCAATGTCAGCGTTTCCACCACAAAGTGCGCGCCACGAGAGAGACTTTGAACGGGAATATCTTCGCGACCTTCGGCAGCCGACGACAAAATATCCCGACGGTACACGATCCCAACAACATCTTCGGCATCTTCATCTACTATGGGAATGCGACTATACGATGGAACACCATCTTGCAACACCTCATTTACTTTTTGCTGGGCTTGAAGCGAATAAATGACCGTGCGCGGTGTCATTATTTCCTGAACTGTTTTCTCTTTTAACAATAGAATATTCTGAATAGCACTGCCTTCTTCTGCATTAATGGTTCCCGCATGGCGCCCCATATTTACCAATGCTATGAGTTCCTCTGAAGATACGACATGTTCAACTTTACCATGAGATATTAGCCGCGTCACAAATTGGCACAGCCAGATAAGCGGTGCTTGTATCCAGATCAAGACCTGGATGGGATAGGCAATCAGGGATACGAGATGCCGGGCATAAACCACGCCAACCGTCTTTGGAATAATCTCAGAAAATAAAAGTATCACCAGGGTAAATACCACTGAAAAATGCGGCAACCACGGCTCACCCAGAACTTCTGCCGCTGCCGCGCCAGCAAGGGCGGCGCCACCCGTATGCGCAATTGTATTAAGGGATAGGATACCCGCAATAGGCACATCCACATTTTCTCTAAACTTTTTCAATAACCGGCCAGAAACACTGCCAGTTTTTGCCAGCGATTCGATATGACCAATAGGAACTGAATACAATGCCGCTTCAAAAAGTGAACACATAAAAGAAAAGAAAACGGCAAAACTCGCAAAAAAAATCAATTCAAACATCTGATAACTCCTCTCTGTCTAAAATAATTCAGCTTTTTCAGAATAATCCGTAAGGTTCGAACTGCTCTCTTAACAATATAGTTTCCGATACCGGTCATTTCCAGCGATATTTCTCTATGTCGAGGAATATCGGAAAGGAGAGCGATCAGTCACATGAGCCAATACGATGCGAAGCTGAATTACCCGAACCAAATTCCTCTTGCATGGGAAAGAGAGAACCCATTTATTTTTCTTTCCGCAGGCTTGCAACAATTATAGAAGGTTGCGCCATACTCAGAAAACACTTTACAGGAGGAACGAAATGACTTCTAATCAGGACTGGTGGCCAGATCAGTTGGACCTGAAGGATCTCCGTCAGAATTCACCCCTGTCCGATCCAATGGACAAGGATTTCGATTACGCTGAGGCGGTTAAGACCCTTGACGTCGATGCGCTGAAGAAGGACATCGAAGAGGTGATGACGACCTCGCAAGACTGGTGGCCCGCTGACTACGGCCACTATGGGCCGCTCTTCATCCGCATGACATGGCACGCCGCAGGTACTTATCGCATCAGTGATGGCCGGGGTGGCGGAGGATCTGGCCATCAACGCTTTGCGCCCCTCAACAGCTGGCCCGACAATGGGAATCTGGACAAGGCACGCCGCTTGCTCTGGCCGATTAAGCAGAAGTACGGCCGGAAGCTCTCCTGGGCCGATCTGATCATCTTCGCCGGCAACTGCGCGCTGGAGTCGATGGGGTTCAAGACCTTTGGTTTTGCCTTTGGACGCCCGGATGTCTGGGAGGCTGACGAGACGGACTGGGGCTCCGAGACGACGTGGCTCGACGATCAACGCCACGACGCCGACGGCGAGCTTCAGGGACCGCTCGGCGCCGACCACATGGGCCTGATTTACGTGAACCCGGAGGGGCCGAATGGCAACCCGGACCCGGTCGCTGCAGCAGAATACATTCGCCAGACGTTCAAACGCATGGCGATGAATGACGAGGAGACAGTTGCGCTTATTGCCGGGGGACACACATTTGGCAAAGCACATGGTGCTGCTGCTGAGGATAATGTCGGTGCCGAACCAGAGGGGGCCAGCATAGAGGAACAGGGCCTCGGCTGGAAAAACAGCCATGGCTGTGGCAGAGGCGGCGATACGATCACCAGCGGCCTGGAAGGCGCCTGGACCAGTAATCCGGTGAAGTGGGACAACGAGTTCTTCGAGAACCTGCACAACTACGAGTGGGAGTTGACGAAGAGTCCAGCTGGTAAATCGCAGTACACGCCCGCGAATGCATCCGAAGTGGCCACCGTGCCAGATGCGCACGATCCGTCGAAGAAGCACGCCCCCATGATGCTCACTACAGACCTGTCGCTGAGAAAGGCCCCGGAGTATGCGACTATAGCAAAGCGCTTCCTCGAAAACCCGGCAGAATTTGAAGACGCCTTCGCCAGGGCGTGGTTTAAGTTGCTCCATCGCGACATGGGGCCCCGCAGTCGGTATATCGGGCCTCTGGTTCCCGAAGAGCCGCTGTTGTGGCAAGACCCGGTTCCCGATGTGGATCACGAGTTGATCGGGGAGCAGGATGTCGCCGACCTCAAGGCGAAGATTCTCGCCTCCGGACTGTCCGTTTCTCAACTGGTCTCGACCGCCTGGGCGTCGGCGGCATCGTACCGCGGCACCGACAAGCGCGGTGGGGCGAACGGGTCGCGCGTCCGTCTTGCGCCGCAAAAGGACTGGGAAGTAAACGATCCTGCGGCACTCGGTGAGGTGCTGCAGACGCTGGAGCAGATCCAGGCGGATTTCAACAACGCGCAGACTGGCGGAAAACGAGTCTCCCTTGCTGACTTGATCGTTCTGGCCGGGTGCGCAGGCGTTGAGCAGGCTGCCAGGAATGCCGGTCATGACGTGCAGGTTCCGTTTGCACCGGGCCGTACGGATGCGACGGAGGAGTGGACCGACGCGGAGTCCTTCGACGTGCTCGAACCCACCGCGGACGGGTTCCGCAACTATCTCCAGGCAGGGCAGGAAGGTACAGCGGAGGAACTGTTGGTGGAGCGGGCATACATGCTAACGCTCACCGCTCCCGAGATGGCGGTGCTCGTTGGTGGCATGCGCGTCTTGAATGCGAATACCGGGCAGTCTGAACACGGCGTGTTCACCGATCAGCCGGGGACGTTGACCAATGACTTCTTCGTGAATCTGCTCGACCTGAACACCGAGTGGAATGCGACCTCCGCAGCGCAGGACGTGTTTGAGGGACGCGATTCTCAGACCGGTGCGCTCAAGTGGACCGGCACCAGGGTGGATCTCGTCTTCGGTTCAAACTCCGAACTCCGAGCCTATGCGGAAGTCTATGGATGTGACGATGCACAGGATGTGTTCGTGCGCGACTTCGTAGATGCTTGGGACAAGGTGATGAATCTCGACCGCTTTGACCTGGCGTAATAAAGGAGAGTGCTATATGTATTTCGTAGTCTTCGCGACTCACAAAGAAGAAATGGGACAGGAACGGCTCCAATTGCAGGATGCATTTGCGGCCTACCTTCACGATCTCACCCAACATCCCGATGTGACCGTTCATCATGGTGGGCAGACGCTCAGCGAGAGTGAACAGATCGTTACCGGCTTCGTCCTCGTGATCGAAGCGCCCTCGCTCGAGGTGGCGCAGGCATTTGTTGCCGGCAGTCCCTATGCTCAGGCGGGCACCTTTGCCGAGTCTCACATCCGCCCATGGAACTGGTTGACGGGACGCCCTGGTTGAGCGCGTTGCTGCACCGCCCAAATATCTCTGGGCGTGAGGATCACAAGGTGTGCGTAGGCTGGCCAAGGAGGTATCATGAGCAACCGTCACGAGCAACGCGCTCCTGACGTTCAATACGAACCCGACGAGAGTCCTCCGGCGCTTGTGTCTCTGGGCAGCGGCCTGCAACTGGTCGTCCTCGGCATAACAAGCATCATCTTTATCCCCACAATTGTCGTCAGAGCCAGCGGCGGAACCGATGCGTACCTGTCCTGGACCGTGTTCGGTGCCGTCGCCGTCAGTGGCATCTGCACGGCTCTGCAAGCGGTCAGGCTGAGTCGGGTCGGAGCGGGATACCTGCTCTTTATGGGCCCCGCCGGAGCCTATATCGGCGTCTGCGTCAGCGCCCTCATCGAGGGTGGTCCAGCGTTGCTCGCTACCCTGGTCGTCGCATCATCGCTCGTCCCGATCGTGATTTCGATGCGACTGGCCCTGTTCAGGCGGCTTCTCACACCGACCATCGTCGGTACCGTGAACATGCTGATACCTGCGACCGTGCTGCCGGTCGTATTCAGTCGCCTGGCTGCTGCGCCGCCCGACACGGCGCTCAGTGCGCCGCTCACTGCGGTAGCGACTGGTCTGGTCATCGGAGGCATCTCTCTGAAGGCGGGGGCAACGCTGCGTTTATGGGCACCGCTCATCGGGGTGATTGCGGGTTCGGTCATTGGCGGATCGATGGGACTCTATGACCTCGATCTGGTTGCCAGGGCTGCGTGGATCGGATTGCCACAGGGCAACTGGCCGGGTATCGGACTTGACCTCGGTCCTGCCTTCGTGGGACTTCTGCCTGCCTTCGCGTTCGTGGCCCTCATCGGTGCCATCCAGACGATTACTGGTGCGGTCGCCATCCAGCGCGTGTCGTGGCGCCGGCCTCGGGCCGTGGACTACCGTGCGGTGGAGGGTGCGGTGACGGCGGACGGCATCGGCAAACTGCTATCGGGCATCACGGGGATCGTACCGACTCAGACCATCGGAGTCAGCGTTCCGACGGTAGAGCTTACGGGGGTCGCTGCCCGCCGCGTGGGAATCGTTGCCGCCGGCGTGCTGATCGTGCTGGCGTTCCTGCCCAAGGCACTTGCCATGATACTGGCGATACCCAGCCCGGTCATCGTCGCCTATCTGACCGTCGTGCTGGCGTTGACCTTTGTCCGCGGGATGACGGAGGTGGTACAGGACGGGATTGATCATCGCAAAGCGCTAATCGCCGGTGTCGCCTTCTGGGTTGGCGTCGGCTGCCAGAACGGTCTCTTATTCCCCGAGCTTCTCGCGGAGTTGGGGGGTGGTCTGCTGGGGAACGGGATAACGGCCGGGGGCATCATGGCGATTCTCATGACTTTGTTTCTGGAAGTGACGGCGCCCCGCCGCAGTCGGATCGAAGTGGCGCTCGATCTGTCCGTGTTGCCGAAGATCAGGGCGTTCCTCAATGCGTTCGCATCCCGCAACGGCTGGGGGGCGAAGATGGTTGATCGTCTCGACGCAGCCAGCGAGGAGACGTTGCTGACGCTGATCGGGCAGGACGAGGGTCAGGAGAAACGCGAGCAGCGGCGCCTTCTTGTGAAGGCACACAAGGAGAGCGGCGATGCTGTCCTCGAGTTCATTGCCGCGGTGGGCGAGGAGAACGTTCAGGACCGGATCGGATTGCTGGCGGACCGGCCCGATGACGTGCTGATGGAGCGGGAGGTCTCGCTACGGCTGTTGCGGCACATCGCGTCCTCTGTTCGCCACCAGCAATTCCACGACACGGATATCGTGACCGTCCAGGTAAAAGTTCCGGAGACGGGCGATGAG from Gemmatimonadota bacterium includes the following:
- a CDS encoding neutral/alkaline non-lysosomal ceramidase N-terminal domain-containing protein; translated protein: MADIIKIGTAQRDITPSTGSAMGAFPVNRSPLQPRIAEGIHDPLYVKALALSDDATTIVICSADLLSFQWIDVDAMRDAFAAQSDLPPENLILCSTHNHSGPECIYYFGGSPEDDAIVHLRKQVVDAAVESLTNLKPATLSTGAVNTDLAYNRRQILPDGSFKSFNLNPEKLPNGPVDPAVTVLRFDTPQGQPIAAAIHFAAHPVIMMTANRLFTAEYPGATCHHFGAGTSVPFSIFLQGACGNILPIQEPRDNYDTVEEMGKALAREAIVAWTQARPETNLSLKVERWQDTLPNRYTNEKTIRIEIPAIRISDDLSLVFWQGEPFIELSLSTQSSSPFARTIVMGYSQGSCGYVPNRRAYNFGGYGVIPYPSDPLEYNRACVIPGTGERWIDETQILLTKLHDNSSHKERSNA
- a CDS encoding sulfatase-like hydrolase/transferase, coding for MNVVILMNDQHAHSFLGCADYPGLQTPAYDRLAQEGMRFTQATCAVSPCLPSRHSMLHGRYAFQSGIYSNRHLLNPAQIPEWTMGKAFGQAGFVTGAFGKMHTIPYQAAIERDNYYGFDHRAGPFHETGERMDSHFVAEHRDWAETGTGEREARGIGRGGDNCAAAFKGFTTSLRLEQTRDWWVGGQAAAFVEENKDNPFFMICSLSGPHAPHVTPANLADLYDPADVALPPEPPDNLPDRDAYPNFVGLEREELRDAIANYMAFVTACDRSHQQVIDALDCNGLYDDTLIIFLSDHGELLGSRGLTAFSKYNLYEQAIRIPFIVKPPKGFQTGLVSDSLVNLLDVLPTAFDFAGMDIPVHLPGMSLKARVEGREREREVAITELQYPRDLSLSIRTQEWKYIHGSYGPELYHIAEDPYEFVNLANDPAHAPRIAELQAGAIAEYRWAFERGSKQWVDYPTQPWNAMTL
- a CDS encoding phytanoyl-CoA dioxygenase family protein, with the protein product MKRDEIRDKNWNRELLEKGYFIFQGLLNRDDIPIIKERVRFIAEHADIYERLGIGHVKEDKPNARNPLHRFYRLNSPAYHNETLWKKMISNPRTVGLVRSVLQDDFCVNAGGFFLKPPRHGSITPWHQDSAAWNMPPAPYDPNEPMMFDFWIAIDRATKENGCLQLIPFSQKLGRIAHQRQGNKLTEVDPRDHGYNLEQDAVACEMEPGDILVWHQNALHYSGPNHSDKQRIGLAGTFIAKRDVPWMRAIRPGNKYLDYLPVCENGHPLDLPKEFLIDEDQVLAMAS
- a CDS encoding DegT/DnrJ/EryC1/StrS family aminotransferase is translated as MPELAINGGSKTVNRDLRQPWPVHDEREEKAVVGVLRSHKWGRSGFDYYNHGDSKLYAFEQAFAEFHDSKYALAVSTGTTALETCLRALGVEAGCEVIVPASTYIASASCVMICNGIPIFADIDPRNYTIDPKSVEALITPRTRAVVAVDMGGMPCDTDALSDICRKYNIGLVSDCSHAHGGQWRGKGVGSHADIAGFSCMPGKVLAIGEGGVVMTKDESLYEKAFRYHHAGRDRGEESMNFTWPATTLRLGEFEAAIGLIALTRLEEQAEIRWENLKYLHKGMESIPGLTGLDIDERVTRWNPYRWHFKFISEEFEGIHRERFRKALQAEGVPCGIGPTKPLYQFSMFASGKWGETGCPIRCPLYQADPIDYTKVYCPEAERIHETEALDLTHRILLGSRENMDLILEAFQKLRDNIDELIDVYFEN
- a CDS encoding sulfatase-like hydrolase/transferase, which codes for MQEKPNILLILTDQQRWDLLGCYGAPQCRTPHIDNLASRGVRFNNAFPLIIPCAPGRAALFTGRYGHITGVETNGGQLDQSLPNFATELPRAGYNLGYAGKWHVDHQKNPSDWGFRCKRDFPKYGYPASNINMPGIKSGAQKDSQIARNYLDYLNEKNLEPPVLIEAFYAQGNPGQRNRELHGLHAGTIEHNFEAMVASETVELMRAYAQKEDPFFIWTNFWGPHSPCIVPEPYYSMYDPKSIPEDPSFCDTLENRPYVQTLVSRYWGIDPNNWDEWAEITARYWGYMTMIDDLVGRMLSELETLGLAENTLVVFSTDHGDNMGAHKLFEKGPYFDEESFRLPLIAAHPECRQPGRENDEFVYLQDLFPSFLEAAGLQPDIVPDTQSILPLLKGEDEPTGRDSVYCQFNGQIQEHKSRMVRTRTHKFAFNQSDIGELYDLENDPHELHNLYGHETHKALQESLMQCMQDHMERVKDPMLGEFRRVRYIY